One Mangrovimonas cancribranchiae DNA segment encodes these proteins:
- a CDS encoding transglutaminase-like domain-containing protein translates to MDIEAVNQSLKRPIKSGKKYEKFFPNASCERTFLGSGNTDFSLEKMQEWTLQHVDQAKAIAKHLNTSNRAKLIKNIHRFLFDHVQYEIDKGDQYIKSPACAWTSRQQGNDCKTYAAFASAILLNLGIPHYFRKVKQAYYNPNYWTHVYVVVPNSNKKNDYLIIDATVADNKEPVMVDKKDLFMSVNLKHYGLAATTQATCSCGCGTCNDSNDALAASKPENTKQKLQTLADNFNALLDVLEHKGVPTYVTDYAMQRVKMFIDKDQNPSMSQVFGQYKSLVQSVITSNGLNASGDETQTDQEYTVVDGAIDSVLTDMEDEDWWSSLFSGIDCWGGSAYDQWELDGDKQKLKNIMANHVSNINQAIANQNMVALSQAVSDFKGAAFVSVKTFNQKIWDNDWNSCTESRLNNIRDFSKVFRDKAIPALDAYLSQYFSVSNSGQTNTYNSESVGLNPLWAGWVRPVKKHNVSVNNYTFKTGVESIPAFIINDFVVNNVIDNQNSNSFFETLTNTVLEVVEEINNDNGGSTTGSTTGNTNTGGSTTGNNNTSGGNVQTASMGGVLPVLLLSGVAYGAYTIYKNKKSETK, encoded by the coding sequence TTGGATATAGAAGCAGTAAACCAGTCATTAAAACGCCCTATTAAGTCAGGTAAAAAATATGAAAAGTTTTTCCCTAACGCATCATGCGAACGTACTTTTTTAGGAAGTGGAAATACCGATTTTTCACTAGAAAAAATGCAAGAATGGACATTACAGCATGTAGATCAAGCTAAAGCCATTGCTAAACATTTAAACACTAGCAACAGGGCTAAACTTATAAAAAACATACATCGTTTTTTATTCGATCATGTACAGTACGAAATCGACAAAGGCGATCAGTATATTAAAAGTCCTGCTTGTGCTTGGACTTCAAGGCAACAAGGCAACGATTGTAAAACCTATGCTGCCTTTGCAAGTGCTATTTTACTTAATCTTGGAATACCTCATTATTTCAGAAAAGTAAAACAAGCATATTACAACCCTAACTACTGGACACATGTTTACGTCGTAGTACCAAACTCAAATAAAAAGAACGATTATTTAATAATAGATGCCACCGTTGCAGATAATAAAGAGCCTGTTATGGTAGATAAAAAAGATTTATTTATGAGTGTTAATTTAAAGCATTACGGACTAGCAGCAACAACCCAAGCAACATGTTCTTGTGGTTGTGGTACTTGCAATGATAGCAATGATGCATTGGCAGCTTCAAAGCCAGAAAACACAAAACAAAAGCTTCAAACATTAGCCGACAACTTTAATGCGCTTTTAGATGTTTTAGAACATAAAGGCGTGCCTACTTATGTTACCGATTATGCCATGCAGCGTGTTAAAATGTTCATAGATAAAGACCAAAACCCAAGCATGTCACAAGTATTTGGGCAATACAAATCTTTAGTACAAAGCGTAATTACATCTAATGGATTAAACGCTTCTGGCGACGAAACACAAACCGACCAAGAATATACCGTTGTTGATGGTGCTATTGATAGTGTGTTAACCGATATGGAAGATGAGGATTGGTGGAGTAGCCTATTTAGCGGCATAGACTGCTGGGGCGGTTCTGCTTACGATCAATGGGAGCTTGATGGTGATAAACAAAAGTTAAAAAACATCATGGCTAATCATGTAAGCAATATCAATCAAGCTATTGCTAATCAAAACATGGTGGCCTTGTCACAAGCTGTATCAGATTTTAAAGGTGCTGCGTTTGTTTCTGTTAAAACGTTTAACCAAAAGATTTGGGATAACGACTGGAACAGCTGTACAGAGTCTAGGCTTAATAATATCCGTGATTTTTCAAAAGTATTTAGAGATAAAGCAATTCCTGCATTAGACGCTTATTTATCACAATACTTTAGTGTTTCAAATAGCGGACAAACAAACACGTATAATAGTGAAAGCGTTGGCCTAAATCCATTATGGGCGGGTTGGGTGCGACCAGTAAAAAAACATAATGTTTCAGTTAACAATTACACTTTTAAAACAGGTGTAGAGTCTATTCCTGCATTTATTATAAATGACTTTGTTGTTAATAATGTTATTGACAATCAAAACTCTAACAGCTTTTTTGAAACGCTTACCAATACCGTTTTAGAAGTCGTTGAAGAAATCAACAACGATAATGGCGGTTCTACTACTGGTAGTACTACAGGAAACACCAATACTGGTGGATCAACCACAGGAAACAATAACACAAGTGGCGGCAATGTGCAAACAGCCAGTATGGGTGGCGTATTACCTGTATTATTATTGTCTGGTGTAGCATATGGCGCATATACCATATATAAAAATAAAAAGTCTGAAACCAAGTAA
- a CDS encoding carboxypeptidase-like regulatory domain-containing protein: MNTITNNSCFSDLMKPTTQTMSKEVAKDTVAEIPQEMLKVPDVKGRVIDEFGDPVPNANVYLQSNNSIGVSTDANGEFLIEWVQAGEVIIVSHLTFKNVSFIHKDSNYKEIVLQVETQQLDEVTLTNKKFAWGWVLAAITAGTLIYNANKSSKKKAAKNSLNAAAPKKQKKQPIKVTI; this comes from the coding sequence ATGAATACCATAACCAACAATAGTTGCTTTTCAGATTTAATGAAACCAACAACCCAAACCATGAGTAAAGAAGTTGCAAAAGACACCGTTGCAGAAATACCACAGGAAATGCTTAAAGTTCCAGACGTTAAAGGTCGTGTTATAGATGAATTTGGCGATCCTGTACCAAATGCAAATGTGTATTTGCAAAGCAATAATTCTATTGGCGTTTCAACTGATGCTAATGGGGAGTTCTTAATTGAGTGGGTACAAGCTGGTGAAGTAATTATAGTTAGTCACCTAACGTTTAAAAACGTCAGTTTCATACATAAAGACAGCAACTATAAAGAAATTGTTTTACAAGTTGAAACCCAACAACTAGACGAAGTTACCCTAACAAATAAAAAATTTGCTTGGGGATGGGTTTTGGCAGCCATAACAGCTGGAACACTTATTTACAATGCTAATAAAAGCAGTAAAAAAAAAGCAGCTAAAAACAGCTTAAATGCCGCAGCACCAAAAAAGCAAAAAAAACAACCTATTAAAGTTACGATATAA
- a CDS encoding transglycosylase SLT domain-containing protein — protein MLIYESQVPASYRQEFIDAVRYYANKLSINPNWLMAVMYFESAKTFSPSVQNPYTNATGLIQFMPATANELGTSINALKNMTAAEQMYYVYKYYVRYKSKLKSYVDLYLITFFPLAAGKPLNFILQTATLPASLIANQNPVFDLDNNGQVTVGEIQKVMLNKIPASWINEFKKKRY, from the coding sequence ATGTTAATATACGAGTCACAAGTACCTGCTAGTTACAGACAAGAATTTATAGATGCTGTACGCTATTACGCAAACAAACTTAGCATTAATCCTAATTGGTTAATGGCTGTAATGTATTTCGAGAGCGCAAAAACATTTAGCCCTAGTGTGCAAAATCCATATACAAATGCCACAGGACTAATACAGTTTATGCCAGCAACCGCCAACGAGTTAGGCACAAGTATAAATGCACTTAAAAATATGACTGCGGCCGAACAAATGTACTATGTATATAAGTATTATGTAAGGTATAAATCAAAGCTAAAAAGCTATGTCGATTTATACTTAATTACATTTTTTCCTTTAGCCGCTGGAAAGCCCTTAAACTTCATTTTGCAAACAGCAACGTTACCAGCTTCTTTAATAGCTAATCAAAACCCTGTGTTTGATCTTGATAATAACGGTCAAGTAACCGTAGGCGAAATACAAAAGGTTATGCTTAACAAAATTCCTGCAAGCTGGATAAACGAGTTTAAAAAAAAAAGGTATTAG